The Clostridia bacterium genome includes the window GAAGATGAAGGTATAACCACTTACATTTATAGCGGCTGCTACGCATTACCATTCAAAACCATTACTGGTTCTGTAGAATCTGACCTTATCCTAATAGATAAAGTCATTGGAGTGGGTGAAGTAGCAATATCCGATCACCGCTCCTCTCAACCCAGCTTGGATGATCTCAAAAAATTGGCAGCACATACTAGAGTGGGTGGATTACTTTCTAAAAAGGCAGGGATTGTTCATCTTCATTTAGGGGAAGGTCCCGATGGTATAAAGCCCCTTATGGAAATTGCTAAGACCACAGAGATTCCAGCCAAGCAATTCATGCCAACGCATATGAACAGAGCCAGACATCTTGTAGAACAGAGTATGGAATTTATCAAGATGGGAGGTTTCGTAGATTTGACCTCTGATTTCTATAAGAGCGAAAAGCTGCCGGACTGTATGAGCATAGGCGATGCACTAAAGCTTTATTTAAAAAATGGTATACCCCTGGATCATGTATGTGCCAGCTCTGATGCCAATGGAAGCATTCCCATTTTTGATGAAAATGAAACCCTCATAAGCATTGATATAGGACGTGCAGCAGTCTTGCATAAGGACATAAGAAGTGCAATACAGGATGGCATAGTTACGTTGGAACAGGGTTTGAGCCTTATTACACAGAACCCTGCAAAGGCACTTAAATTGTATCCTCGCAAGGGTACAGTCAGGGAGAATTCTGACGCTGACATAGTACTGCTTGACAGCGATCTTAACATTCATACTGTTATTGCAAAAGGGCAAATAATGGTTAAGAATCATGAAGCAATCGTCAAAGGTTTCTTTGAAAAGTAAAGGCAGGTATGCACCTGCCTTTACTTTCTTAAATATTCTATTAGCTCATTCACTAAATTATTTTCTATTATCAAATCTGAATACTCAAGGCTCTTTCTTGCAAGCTCCTTTTCTTTCTCCAGTTTTTCTATTGGATATTTTTCACCGGTTTTAACATCATATGCTACTCCATCTGCTGTAAGGCAAATGTATTTGTCAGTTATGAAATAACCATGCCTTAAAATTGCAATCCCCTCAGAAGAATTCAGCAAATCCCGGCCCAGCATTGGCATGCTGCTGCTGTCAACACCCATTACATTCAATATAGTCGGCATGAAATCCACGCCTCCGCCAGCTATATGTTTAGTCCCCTTATAGGTATTTCCCGGTATATGTATAATGAGCGGTACCTTCTGCTGTTTCACCCAGTTGAAATCATCCATAACACCCAATCCCAAGAATTCTCCCAGATACTCTTTTTTATCCTTCGGTATGGCAAAATGATCCCCATATATAGCCAGTACCGAGCGTTCCATAATTCCGCTTGCTTCCAGCCCCTCAATGAATTCTCCCAAGGCTTCGTCAGCATAGTGGATAGACTCAAGATAATTCCCTAAGAAAGTATCCTTGTACTCCCCTACATCAAACTTGCTGTAGTACTTTTCATCATTGTCAAAGGGATAATGGCTGGTAAGGGTTATTAAGAGCGAGTAGTATGGCTCCTTATATTTCTCCAGTTGCTCAAGTGATTGTCTGAAGAAGGATTTATCACTGAGTCCCATGCCAACTATCTCATCCTGCACTAAACTGTTCTTATTCACAAACTCATCAAATCCGAGTGTCTTGTACATTACGCTTCTATTCCAAAAGCCAGGCTTATACGCATGCATTGCCGAGGCATAATAGCCTTCCTGCTTCAGCCTTTTGGCAAGGGAATAGTACTCGTTTCCTGAAAACCTTATGTATGCTGAGCCTTCCTTTGCCGGAAACATAGATGCATTGGACAGGAGCTCGGCATCCGAGGTCCCCCCTCCCGCTGTCTCGGTATAGTAATTGTCGAAATATAGGCTGTTCTTTATCAGTTTGTTCAGATTTGGAGTAATCTCCTGTCCACTGATGCTTCTGTTTATAACAAACTCCTGAAGAGCTTCCACCTGAATCACTATTAAATTCTTATCCTTGCCTACGCCAAATAGCTTGGGGTTCTGCGGCTTATCAGCCTTTTTGCTATCTAAAAATTCACGTATGTTTATCTTATTGTCCTCGGTTACCGGCATTGCCTCTTTGTCCTTCGACTTTACAAACTTAAAGGCATCAATACTGTGGAAGCTCAACAGTCCAATATTCTGCACGATATATACCCTGTCATAAAATGAGCTCAGTATAAAGGGTTGTGTTTTCAACAAGCTAAATATGCCGTAGCTGCAAAGTCCAAAGCCTATTACAAATGCAAAAACGAAACGTATAATTCTTTTTCTATAGGCTATATTGCTGCGTCTGCTCACACTTTTGCTAACATTAAGTATTAAAGGTATTATAAAAAGGTCTAGTGCAAATATCAGATCGGATATATGCAGCAGACTGACTACACTGCTTTTCACTGAGGTTACACTGGAGGCTTGAGTTAAAACATTCATTGAGAGCACATCAGTAAAATACCTGTAAAACAGCATATCTGCTATTATGATAAGCGTGACTGCGATATCAATCAAATACAGAAAAGTCAACCGAGCTGTCTTAGGTATAAGACCAGTCCAGCATACAAGTACAAGTACTGTACCCACAACAGAGGCGAACAATGCAATATTCTTAATGCTGCTGCTTTCCATTATCCCATTGAAAACCAGAAGCTTCAACGCAATAAATATAAAGAATAAGTGGATTTCATTACTCATACTGTTTTTTATTAACTCAATAACTCTATTCCTATTAATGTGCTTCATTGTATCATCCTCGAATCAATGTGTATTTTATGTATTTATACGATTGCAACAAAGTATATTCTACATCAATCAAAAAAATTATACAAGCTCTGATAAAATGAAAAAAGCGCTCAAATGAGCGCTTTTCATTAAAGTTCGTGGATGAACAACCCGCTTCTCAGCTTTGGTTCAAACCAAGTTGACTTAGGCGGCATTACCTGGCCTGCGTCAGCTATGGACATAAGGTCATCAATTGTAGTAGGACACATGGAGAAAGCGACCTTCATTCCGACGCTGACTCTTCTCTCAAGCTCCTTGAGACCCCTGATGCCTCCGACAAAGTCTATCCTCTTGTCAGTCCTTGGGTCCTGTATCCCCAGTATTGGGCTAAGCAGGTTATTTTGCATAATAGATACGTCAAGCCTGTCGACAGGGTCATTTTCATTGAAGGTTCCTGCTTTGGCTGTCAGCTTATACCATTTACCATCCAAATACATCCCGAAGGTATGCTTAGTGGAAGGCTTGTAAGGTTCGTTACCATTATATGCTTCTACGACGAATTTTTCGCCGACCTTTTTTGCAAACTCCTCAGAGCTATTGCTGTTCAAATCCTTCACTACCCTGTTGTAGTCCATTATATACAGCTGCTCGTCTGGGAAAAGCACTGAAAGGAAGAAATTGAATTCTTCATCGCCCTTAAAATTAGGAAACTCTTCTCTTCTTTTAAGACCTACCTTTACAGCAGAAGCCGAACGATGATGTCCGTCAGCTATATATAAATAATCAATAGCAGCAAATTCCGCTTCCAGCTTTTTAATAACAGCTTCATCATCAATTACCCACACTGTATGGCCTATCTTGTCTTCGGATACGAAGTCATATACGGCCTTGTGCTTTGTCATCCAGCTGTCCACCATGTCGTTGATTGCCTTCTTAGCCCTGTATGTAAGGAATATAGGACCTGTGTTGGCGTTGCAGTAATCAACATGGTTTATCCTGTCCTGCTCTTTGTCTGCTCTGGTAAATTCATGCTTCTTAATTATATTGTTGATATAATCATCTATTGAGTTGCAGCCAACAAGACCAATCTGAGCACGACCATTCATCATCTGCTTGTATATGTACAGATAGTTGTTCTTGTCCTGCTGTAGAATTCCGTCCTTTATCATGCCTCTCATGTTGTCTCTGGCTTTTTCATATACGCTCTTGTCATAGTGATCTATTGATGGGTCAAGGTCTATCTCTGCTTTGTCGACATGCAGAAATGAATACGGGTTGCCCTTAACCATTTCTCTTGCTTCATCACTGTCCATTACATCGTAAGGAAGAGCCGCTACCTTATCCGCCAGCTCCGTTGTAGGCCTAATTGCCTTAAATGCTTTTAATATCGCCATTATTTTCTCCCCTATTCAAAGTGTTTTTGAATAATCTGTACGATTTCCTCACCTATTCGTTCCTGAGCTTCCATAGTTGAAGCTCCTATATGAGGTGTAAGAGAAATCTTTTCATGTGTATATATTCTTTCATTCTTTGTTGGTTCCTCTTCAAATACGTCAAGAGCAGCAGCAGCAACCTTTCCTGAATCAAGAGCATTTAACAGTGCGTTTTCGCATACAACTCCGCCCCTTGCTGCATTTACAATATAAACTCCGTCTTTCATCTTAGCAAACTGTGCTTCACCAATAACAGCCAGCTTATCCTTTGAACCCGGTATATGTATTGATATGAAGTCTGAAATTTCCAAAAGATCATCCAATGTCATGAACTTGAAGTGGTCAAAGCCCTCCATAACACCCATGATATCTGTATAAACAACCTTCATTCCCAAAGCATATGCTCTTTTTGCAACTTCTCTTGCAATTCTTCCAAAGCCGATAAGCCCTAAAGTCTTTCCTGCAAGCTCGATTCCTTCATACTTCTTTTTATTCCACTGTCCTAATCTCATTGTATGATTTGCAATATGAAGATATCTTGCCATGCAGAACATATGTCCAATTGCTAACTCCGCTACAGATGCGCTGCTTGCATTTGGCGTATTGGTTACAGTTATTCCGTTCAGCTTTGCATAGTCTACGTCAATATTGTCAACTCCAACACCGCCGCGTATAACCAGCTTCAATCTTCCAGTTTCCAAAGCTGCATCTATTATTGGCTGCCTTATTTTTGTAGCTGAACGTACTACGACTGCATCAAATTCTTTTATCTGGCTTTTCAATTCTTCCGGCTCATAGAACTGCTCCACTACCTCAAAGCCGCTGCTTTTCAGCTTGTCTATACCGGATTTCTCCATGCCGTCAGTTACTAATATTCTTTTCATACTTCCCCTACCTTTCCTCTCAAGTATTCTTGCTCACCTTTATTATATGTAATTGTGTAGCATTATTCAAACATTTTATATCTATTTTTTGTACAGCTTTGGATATAATAGCAACTCATTGTACGTTTAATATGGACTTTATTCCGATTTTGTATTCGTCCAAGAGCTTTTGTATAGCACAATTGATAACTAGTATATCTAATAAAGAAAAGATAGAGGAAGCCAAACTAACTATTGACTTCTTCTATCTTTACACTCTTGATATATTTAACAATAAAGATGGCACACAACACTGTGAACTCCATCAATAAGTATCGTAGGCGGAACCTCAGACTTGCAGATCTCCATTGCCTTACCACAGCGAGTATGGAAAGCACATCCGGAAGGTGGATTTGAAGGAGAAGGTAAATCTCCCTTCAGTATTATGGCCTTTTTTTTGTTTTCAAAATCCAAGGTAGGAATTGCCGATAGTAAAGCTTGGGTATAAGGATGCTTCTGATTTCTAAATATGTCATCCTTCGTTCCTATCTCTACTATTTTTCCCAAGTACATGACACCAATTGTGTTGCACATGTATTCAATTACACTGAGGTCATGAGATATAAATAAATAGGTAAGCTTATACCTTTCTTGCAACTCCTGAAGCAGATTAATGATTTGTGATTGTATTGAAACATCCAAGGCCGATACAGCTTCATCCAAAATAATGAACTTAGGATTTAGCGCCAGCGCCCGTGCGATACCTATTCTCTGCCTTTGTCCCCCTGAAAATTCATGAGGATACCTTTTTGCATATCTTTTGTCCAATCCTACAACTTCCAGCAACTCAAGGACCCTCTTTTTTCTTTCTTCAGGAGTTCCTATCCCGTGGATGTTCAGAGGATCAATAAGAGTTCTTTCAACAGTCATCCTAGGGTTTAGTGAGGCGTATGGGTCCTGAAAAACCATTTGGATGTCTCTCCTGAATTTTTTCATTTCACTTTTCTTCAGCTTGGTTATATCCGTACCATTGCATATTATCTCGCCGCTGGTTTCTTGGTATAGCCTGATAATAAGCCTTGCAACTGTGGTCTTTCCACAGCCTGATTCTCCAACCAGTCCAAAGGTCTCACCCTGTTCTATACTGAAATTAACACCATCCACTGCCTTAACGCGCATATCCTTTTTTCCTCTAATGGGAAAGTGCTTCTTTAAATCCTTAACTTCTAAAATCATATTCCCTACTCCTTATCCTCACGAAAGCATCTACAGTAATGACCCTGTTCAACTTCAATCAGCTCAGGCTTTAATTGGGAGCATTTCTCTTTTGCCGCAAAACAACGGGGTTGGAATCTGCAGCCTAAAAGCTCATCAGCAGGGTGGGGAACTGTTCCCTCTATATACTTTAGTTTTTTATTGCTCATTCCTATACGTGGAATACAATCTAACAAATTTTTTGTATATGGATGCTGGGGATTCTTAAATATACTTGCTGTATCTGCCATCTCAACAAATTGCCCTGAATACATTACAATTACTTTTTGGCACAGTTCTGCAACCACTCCAAGATTGTGACTTATAAATACAACCGCCATATTGTCTTCCTCTGCCAAATTTTTTATCAAATCAAGAATCTGGGCTTGTATTGTAACATCCAGTGCAGTAGTAGGTTCGTCTGCTATAAGTATCTTCGGCTTTAAAGCTATTGCCATTGCAATCATGATTCTCTGACGCATTCCACCTGAAAGCTGGTGGGGATAATCGTGGATAATCTCGCTTGCTCTGGGTATTCCAACTCTGTCAAGAAGCTCTACTGTTTTGACATTTATTGTTTTCTTATCCAAGGAAGTATGGTTTCTGAATACTTCACCTATCTGATCTCCTATAGTAAATACAGGGTTTAGAGAAGTCATGGGCTCTTGGAATATCATAGATATCTCTTTGCCTCGGATTTTAATCATTTCCTTTTCAGGAATGGCTAGCAAATCAGTATCCCCAAACAATATTTTTCCTTGGTCTATTCTACTATTATGTTTTGGTAAAAGCCTCATTATGGAGAAAGAGGTTACGCTTTTACCGCTGCCGGATTCTCCTACTAAGCCAACAATTTCTCCCTTGTTTACACTGAAGGATACATCGTTTATTGCTTTAAGATATCCCAGCTCCGTTTTAAATGACGTTGTTAAATTCTGAATTTGCAATATTGGCGCCATATGAACACATCCTACACTATTTGATTTTTTCAGCTGCTGCCTTAAGAGCATTATCCATTGCAACAACTAGCTTTTCAATTACTTCATCATCGTGTCCCAGTGTGATCGCATGATGTGACAAGGGCTTTGGAACTACCAGTATTCCTTGCTCCAGCATAGCATTTGCAAAGTTTACGTAGTTACTTGTATTGCTTCCTGCCGCATCTCGATAATTCTGCACGCTATCAGTAAAATACCACTGCAAATGTCCGCCACGCCCGTTCATTATGGCTGTGATGCCATACTTTTTTGCGCTCTTTTCAAATTCGGACTTTAAGTAAAGGGTACGCTTATCCAGTGTCTCTCTGACAGTTCCGTCCAATAGCATTTCCATTGCAGCTAACCCTGCTGCCATGGAATAAACATGACCATTAAAGGTTCCTACATAGCCTGTCTTTCCACCAATCGGAGCAGCTATATTCATTACATCTTCTTTTCCTGCCACTGCAGCCAGTATATGACCATTCGCAATAGCCTTCCCGAATATTGACAAATCCGGTACTATTCCAAAATGCTTCTGACAACTTCCATCCGGCACTCTGAAGCCTGTAAGTAGCTCATCAAAGACCAGTAGGATACCAAGCTCATCACAAATAGTTCTCAAGCCCTGCAAATATCCCTTTTCTGATTCTACGAAACCTATGTCTATCATAACAGGCTCAAGAATTAACGCAGCTATTCTGTCTTTATTCTCAGTAAGCAGTATTCTTGAAGCCTCCAGGTCATTAAAAGGAATTACCAGCGATGAATCTATCGCTTTCTTGTCAAGTCCACCAGAACCAGGTACTGCATTAGGTCTCTTGGCATCTCCAACTTCACTTAAGCTTGGAAAATTGCTTATATTTACATAATCAGACCATCCATTATACGCCCCTTCTACTAATGCAAAATCATTCTTGCCAGTATAGGCTCTTGCCATATGCATAACATGAGTTATTGCCTCAGTACCGGAATTCGTAAATCTGACCTTATCTACCGGGAATATTTTTCTAAATACTTCTGCTGCCTTTACTGCCAGTTCAGTTTCTGAACCGGTAGTCAAGCCACTGCAAGACTGAAGATTTTCATTAAACCTTCTGTTGAATTCTTCATTTCCATGACCAAGCATTACTGCACCATTGCCACAATTCAAATCAATATATTCATTGCCATCGACGTCGTAAAGGTAAGCTCCCTTTCCGCTTTTGAAATAAATCGGATGGGGCACTCTGTATCTTGAATTTGAATGAACTCCGTAAGGTACGCTTTTTACGGCCCTATCGTACAGCTGTTTAGATTTTTCCATATTATCCTCCCTATACTATTATCATATTCCTGTTAGAATTATTGAAAATTCTTATGCCTTCTCGATCCACCATGAGAATATCTTCAACTCTCATGCCGAACTTACCTGGGATATATATACCTGGCTCAATACTAAAGCACATGCCAGTTTTTAATATTTGCTTATTACCGTTTTTTATAAACGGAGCTTCATGAAATGATAATCCTATTCCATGTCCTGTTCTGCATATAAAGTATTCACCATAGCCTTCTTCCGATATAATATCACGGGCTACTTTATCTACCTCTTCTGCTGTGATTCCTTCTTTTACTGCTTTTTCTGCTGCAATAGTTGCCCTTAGGCATATATCATACACTTTCTTTTGCTCTTCTGTAGGTTCACCTACAAAAACTGTCC containing:
- a CDS encoding oligopeptide/dipeptide ABC transporter ATP-binding protein, producing MILEVKDLKKHFPIRGKKDMRVKAVDGVNFSIEQGETFGLVGESGCGKTTVARLIIRLYQETSGEIICNGTDITKLKKSEMKKFRRDIQMVFQDPYASLNPRMTVERTLIDPLNIHGIGTPEERKKRVLELLEVVGLDKRYAKRYPHEFSGGQRQRIGIARALALNPKFIILDEAVSALDVSIQSQIINLLQELQERYKLTYLFISHDLSVIEYMCNTIGVMYLGKIVEIGTKDDIFRNQKHPYTQALLSAIPTLDFENKKKAIILKGDLPSPSNPPSGCAFHTRCGKAMEICKSEVPPTILIDGVHSVVCHLYC
- a CDS encoding aspartate aminotransferase family protein is translated as MEKSKQLYDRAVKSVPYGVHSNSRYRVPHPIYFKSGKGAYLYDVDGNEYIDLNCGNGAVMLGHGNEEFNRRFNENLQSCSGLTTGSETELAVKAAEVFRKIFPVDKVRFTNSGTEAITHVMHMARAYTGKNDFALVEGAYNGWSDYVNISNFPSLSEVGDAKRPNAVPGSGGLDKKAIDSSLVIPFNDLEASRILLTENKDRIAALILEPVMIDIGFVESEKGYLQGLRTICDELGILLVFDELLTGFRVPDGSCQKHFGIVPDLSIFGKAIANGHILAAVAGKEDVMNIAAPIGGKTGYVGTFNGHVYSMAAGLAAMEMLLDGTVRETLDKRTLYLKSEFEKSAKKYGITAIMNGRGGHLQWYFTDSVQNYRDAAGSNTSNYVNFANAMLEQGILVVPKPLSHHAITLGHDDEVIEKLVVAMDNALKAAAEKIK
- the iadA gene encoding beta-aspartyl-peptidase; the encoded protein is MFKLIRNVDVYEPKYEGKKDILICNDKIIKIADSIDFPAGFNTETIDGSGFKAVPGFVDQHVHLSGGGGEGGPSTRTPDIRITELTTAGITTAVGLLGTDGVTRSMEALLSKAKALEDEGITTYIYSGCYALPFKTITGSVESDLILIDKVIGVGEVAISDHRSSQPSLDDLKKLAAHTRVGGLLSKKAGIVHLHLGEGPDGIKPLMEIAKTTEIPAKQFMPTHMNRARHLVEQSMEFIKMGGFVDLTSDFYKSEKLPDCMSIGDALKLYLKNGIPLDHVCASSDANGSIPIFDENETLISIDIGRAAVLHKDIRSAIQDGIVTLEQGLSLITQNPAKALKLYPRKGTVRENSDADIVLLDSDLNIHTVIAKGQIMVKNHEAIVKGFFEK
- a CDS encoding DUF1015 family protein, translated to MAILKAFKAIRPTTELADKVAALPYDVMDSDEAREMVKGNPYSFLHVDKAEIDLDPSIDHYDKSVYEKARDNMRGMIKDGILQQDKNNYLYIYKQMMNGRAQIGLVGCNSIDDYINNIIKKHEFTRADKEQDRINHVDYCNANTGPIFLTYRAKKAINDMVDSWMTKHKAVYDFVSEDKIGHTVWVIDDEAVIKKLEAEFAAIDYLYIADGHHRSASAVKVGLKRREEFPNFKGDEEFNFFLSVLFPDEQLYIMDYNRVVKDLNSNSSEEFAKKVGEKFVVEAYNGNEPYKPSTKHTFGMYLDGKWYKLTAKAGTFNENDPVDRLDVSIMQNNLLSPILGIQDPRTDKRIDFVGGIRGLKELERRVSVGMKVAFSMCPTTIDDLMSIADAGQVMPPKSTWFEPKLRSGLFIHEL
- a CDS encoding D-2-hydroxyacid dehydrogenase; this encodes MKRILVTDGMEKSGIDKLKSSGFEVVEQFYEPEELKSQIKEFDAVVVRSATKIRQPIIDAALETGRLKLVIRGGVGVDNIDVDYAKLNGITVTNTPNASSASVAELAIGHMFCMARYLHIANHTMRLGQWNKKKYEGIELAGKTLGLIGFGRIAREVAKRAYALGMKVVYTDIMGVMEGFDHFKFMTLDDLLEISDFISIHIPGSKDKLAVIGEAQFAKMKDGVYIVNAARGGVVCENALLNALDSGKVAAAALDVFEEEPTKNERIYTHEKISLTPHIGASTMEAQERIGEEIVQIIQKHFE
- a CDS encoding LTA synthase family protein, giving the protein MKHINRNRVIELIKNSMSNEIHLFFIFIALKLLVFNGIMESSSIKNIALFASVVGTVLVLVCWTGLIPKTARLTFLYLIDIAVTLIIIADMLFYRYFTDVLSMNVLTQASSVTSVKSSVVSLLHISDLIFALDLFIIPLILNVSKSVSRRSNIAYRKRIIRFVFAFVIGFGLCSYGIFSLLKTQPFILSSFYDRVYIVQNIGLLSFHSIDAFKFVKSKDKEAMPVTEDNKINIREFLDSKKADKPQNPKLFGVGKDKNLIVIQVEALQEFVINRSISGQEITPNLNKLIKNSLYFDNYYTETAGGGTSDAELLSNASMFPAKEGSAYIRFSGNEYYSLAKRLKQEGYYASAMHAYKPGFWNRSVMYKTLGFDEFVNKNSLVQDEIVGMGLSDKSFFRQSLEQLEKYKEPYYSLLITLTSHYPFDNDEKYYSKFDVGEYKDTFLGNYLESIHYADEALGEFIEGLEASGIMERSVLAIYGDHFAIPKDKKEYLGEFLGLGVMDDFNWVKQQKVPLIIHIPGNTYKGTKHIAGGGVDFMPTILNVMGVDSSSMPMLGRDLLNSSEGIAILRHGYFITDKYICLTADGVAYDVKTGEKYPIEKLEKEKELARKSLEYSDLIIENNLVNELIEYLRK
- a CDS encoding ABC transporter ATP-binding protein, producing MAPILQIQNLTTSFKTELGYLKAINDVSFSVNKGEIVGLVGESGSGKSVTSFSIMRLLPKHNSRIDQGKILFGDTDLLAIPEKEMIKIRGKEISMIFQEPMTSLNPVFTIGDQIGEVFRNHTSLDKKTINVKTVELLDRVGIPRASEIIHDYPHQLSGGMRQRIMIAMAIALKPKILIADEPTTALDVTIQAQILDLIKNLAEEDNMAVVFISHNLGVVAELCQKVIVMYSGQFVEMADTASIFKNPQHPYTKNLLDCIPRIGMSNKKLKYIEGTVPHPADELLGCRFQPRCFAAKEKCSQLKPELIEVEQGHYCRCFREDKE